A genome region from Aurantiacibacter sp. MUD61 includes the following:
- a CDS encoding 2-keto-4-pentenoate hydratase codes for MPDNLSDAYRLQDHSIAAWEDELVGWKVGGMSPASAAELGTPYLAGPIFAKSVQHAHQGRSTEMPVFEEGFAAIEPEFIIALGNTREEDRMFIGAEIASSPIPDINDYGPITVICDFGNNNGLLIGPEITDWRTRDREITVSTHINGDLIAESRLTDFPAAPLRALAFLLELAEQRGYDLPAGTFVSTGAITGVHEAKIGATSELSFSEYGTVELQLVPAVPA; via the coding sequence ATGCCGGATAACCTCTCCGATGCCTATCGTTTGCAGGACCATTCGATAGCGGCCTGGGAGGACGAGCTTGTCGGCTGGAAAGTCGGCGGGATGTCGCCAGCCAGCGCAGCCGAGTTGGGGACGCCCTATCTCGCAGGGCCGATCTTCGCAAAATCCGTGCAGCATGCACATCAGGGTCGCAGCACGGAAATGCCCGTTTTTGAGGAAGGGTTCGCCGCGATAGAGCCGGAGTTCATCATTGCCCTTGGCAATACGCGGGAAGAGGATCGCATGTTTATCGGGGCGGAGATTGCCAGCAGTCCGATCCCCGATATCAACGACTATGGACCGATCACCGTCATCTGCGATTTCGGCAATAACAATGGCCTTCTAATCGGACCCGAAATCACCGATTGGCGAACCCGTGATCGTGAGATTACGGTCAGCACCCATATCAACGGCGATCTTATCGCAGAGAGCAGGCTGACAGACTTTCCTGCCGCTCCGCTGCGGGCGCTTGCCTTCCTTCTCGAACTGGCCGAGCAACGCGGATATGATCTCCCCGCAGGCACTTTCGTTTCGACCGGCGCGATTACCGGCGTGCATGAGGCGAAAATCGGCGCAACTTCCGAACTTTCATTCAGCGAATACGGCACGGTTGAGTTGCAACTCGTGCCTGCTGTCCCTGCGTGA
- a CDS encoding TRAP transporter substrate-binding protein — MSFGADMRRRDALAGLMALGGLGALGGCNSRLGEGVFTSADTHVDGYPTVEAVRYFGELLEQRTNGRMSLRIYAGGQLGNERDTLEVTTFGGLDFNRVNLAPLNSIEPLTVVAALPFIFESTEHMRQVVDGEIGDEILASLERHGLIGLCFYDSGARSFYNTRGPINTPDDMQGLKLRVPGSDLYIDMVRSLGADAVPMPLDEVYQSLAQGVIDGAENNWPSFESGRHFEVARYYSLTRHLLAPEVFVMSKESWDALSTSDQDIVKQAARDSVPHMRDLWDARVEESMRIVTASGVEVNEVDPALFAGRMTGMWDASLTTPAQRALVEQILALRSGS; from the coding sequence GTGAGTTTTGGAGCTGATATGCGCAGGCGCGATGCCCTTGCAGGACTGATGGCGCTTGGCGGACTGGGCGCGCTCGGCGGGTGCAACAGTCGGTTGGGCGAGGGTGTCTTCACCAGCGCCGATACCCATGTGGACGGCTATCCGACTGTCGAGGCGGTTCGTTATTTTGGCGAGCTGCTGGAGCAGCGCACGAATGGCCGGATGAGCCTTCGCATCTATGCCGGTGGTCAATTGGGGAACGAGCGCGACACGCTGGAAGTCACGACCTTTGGCGGGCTCGACTTCAACCGCGTCAATCTCGCTCCGCTCAATTCGATCGAGCCGCTGACCGTGGTCGCCGCTCTGCCATTCATCTTCGAAAGCACGGAGCATATGCGCCAGGTCGTGGATGGCGAAATTGGCGACGAAATCCTCGCCTCGCTGGAGCGGCACGGCCTGATCGGTTTGTGCTTCTATGATTCCGGAGCGCGCAGTTTCTACAATACGCGCGGGCCCATCAACACGCCCGACGACATGCAAGGCCTGAAGCTGCGCGTGCCCGGCTCTGACCTCTACATCGACATGGTGCGATCGCTCGGCGCGGACGCTGTGCCGATGCCGCTCGACGAGGTTTATCAATCGCTCGCTCAAGGGGTGATTGACGGGGCGGAGAACAACTGGCCGAGTTTTGAAAGCGGCAGGCACTTCGAAGTTGCGCGATACTACAGCCTCACCCGCCACCTGCTCGCGCCCGAAGTCTTCGTGATGTCCAAGGAAAGCTGGGACGCGCTGAGCACGTCAGACCAGGACATCGTTAAGCAGGCGGCGCGCGATTCCGTGCCGCATATGCGTGATCTGTGGGACGCCCGCGTCGAAGAAAGCATGCGCATCGTGACGGCATCGGGCGTTGAAGTGAACGAAGTGGACCCGGCGCTATTCGCTGGCCGGATGACCGGCATGTGGGACGCATCGCTCACCACGCCTGCGCAGCGCGCACTGGTCGAACAGATACTCGCCCTGAGGAGCGGATCATGA
- a CDS encoding TRAP transporter small permease encodes MKRGLADKASDILVRLGAAGLVLMTAVISWQVFGRFILEASPSWSEQTAMLLMIWYVFLAAAAGVWERFHIRIELLERSLSPQGMKRLRIGIHLLIAVFGLIFLIYGAMLAWEVRVHVIPSLGISRLFAYLPIPFAGLLMALFSLARIRVRLREGDS; translated from the coding sequence ATGAAGCGCGGATTGGCAGACAAGGCATCGGACATCCTCGTCCGTCTGGGCGCAGCCGGACTGGTGTTGATGACGGCAGTGATCAGCTGGCAGGTCTTCGGTCGCTTCATTCTCGAAGCAAGCCCGTCATGGTCCGAGCAAACGGCGATGCTGCTGATGATCTGGTACGTCTTCCTCGCCGCCGCCGCTGGCGTGTGGGAACGGTTTCACATCCGCATAGAACTGCTTGAGCGCAGCCTTTCGCCGCAAGGCATGAAGCGATTGCGCATCGGCATTCACCTGTTGATCGCGGTCTTCGGACTGATTTTCCTCATCTACGGAGCAATGCTCGCTTGGGAAGTGCGGGTTCATGTCATTCCCTCACTCGGGATCAGCCGCCTGTTTGCCTATCTGCCGATACCTTTTGCCGGATTGCTCATGGCGCTGTTTTCGCTCGCCCGGATCAGGGTGCGGCTGAGGGAGGGGGATAGCTGA
- a CDS encoding TRAP transporter large permease yields the protein MEILVLFGVLLFLLAIGVPVAFALFGAALATFAVADIPLIVAVQRMAAGISVFTLMAIPFFIFAGDLMYRAGIAERLVRVADAAFGRVRGGLGLVDVGASMMFGAVSGSAIASASAIGSTMVPLMDEKGYDRDFAVNVTVTAAIVGLLIPPSHNMIIYAAASGGGVSIGDLFLAGIIPGLMTGAMLMVTTWLVARRRGLPKGHFPGWRAFVRALIYAIPGLFTGVLIMGGILSGIFTPTESSAIAVVYTALVGTFVYRSLGWQGFWEAAQKSVRTAAMVLFIIAAATAFGFALALLEVPAALAGLIGAMTDNPLLTLLIINVMLLLLGTFMDMAPLIVITTPIFLPVAAAAGVDPVHFGIILMLNLGIGLVTPPVGSVLFVGSAVGQVPFEAMIKTIWPFYFTLIAALVIVSYVPAVSLWLPRMF from the coding sequence ATGGAAATCCTCGTCCTCTTCGGCGTGCTGTTGTTCCTGCTCGCAATCGGTGTGCCGGTCGCATTCGCGCTTTTCGGGGCGGCTCTGGCCACCTTTGCTGTCGCTGACATTCCTCTGATCGTCGCTGTGCAGCGCATGGCTGCCGGGATCAGCGTCTTCACCCTGATGGCGATACCCTTCTTCATTTTCGCCGGAGATTTGATGTACCGAGCGGGGATAGCGGAGCGACTTGTCAGAGTTGCGGATGCGGCTTTCGGGCGGGTGCGCGGCGGTTTGGGTCTTGTCGATGTGGGCGCGAGCATGATGTTCGGCGCAGTCTCCGGCTCTGCCATTGCGAGTGCGTCTGCCATTGGCTCCACCATGGTCCCGCTGATGGACGAGAAGGGCTATGATCGCGATTTCGCGGTCAATGTCACCGTGACGGCCGCCATCGTCGGCCTGCTTATACCGCCCTCGCACAACATGATCATCTATGCTGCGGCATCGGGCGGCGGCGTGTCGATTGGCGATCTGTTTCTTGCCGGCATCATTCCCGGCCTGATGACCGGTGCGATGCTGATGGTAACCACGTGGCTGGTCGCGCGGAGGCGCGGCTTGCCAAAAGGACATTTCCCTGGCTGGCGCGCATTTGTGCGGGCGTTGATCTACGCCATCCCGGGCCTGTTCACCGGCGTGCTCATCATGGGCGGCATTCTTTCCGGCATTTTCACGCCGACCGAAAGCTCGGCAATTGCAGTCGTATACACGGCCCTTGTCGGCACCTTCGTGTACCGCAGCCTCGGCTGGCAGGGTTTCTGGGAAGCGGCCCAGAAATCGGTGCGTACGGCGGCGATGGTGCTCTTTATCATCGCAGCTGCGACCGCCTTTGGCTTTGCGCTGGCCCTGTTGGAAGTGCCCGCAGCCTTGGCAGGTCTGATCGGCGCGATGACGGATAATCCGCTTCTCACGCTCCTCATTATCAATGTGATGCTGCTCCTGCTCGGCACGTTTATGGACATGGCGCCGCTCATTGTCATCACCACGCCGATCTTCCTGCCGGTGGCTGCGGCAGCTGGCGTTGATCCAGTGCATTTCGGAATTATCCTGATGCTGAACCTCGGCATTGGCCTCGTCACCCCGCCTGTCGGATCGGTGCTGTTTGTCGGTTCTGCTGTCGGGCAAGTACCGTTCGAAGCGATGATCAAGACCATCTGGCCGTTCTATTTCACATTGATCGCGGCGCTGGTGATCGTGTCCTACGTGCCCGCCGTATCGCTGTGGTTGCCGCGCATGTTCTGA
- a CDS encoding LacI family DNA-binding transcriptional regulator, which yields MGDRAKPTINDVARVANVSKKTVSRVINDSPLLSDKTREKVKAVIKDLGFVPNLQARALALKRNFIIAVIHDNPNAQFLVNVQQGVLEGIADTEFGLMVQPIDRNSPTLDADIRAFIERQRPMGVVMLPPISGYESVADICRETGTRYVRMGSIKMDDAANVVSSNDREAVRDAVSYLIDKGHRRIALIGGPEGFTSPKERTAGFREAMASAGLEVDENLVQPGKYTFESGVSAAEALMALDNPPTAIFACNDEMAIGTMIAYRRNGKRIPEDISIVGFDDTPLSSHVWPSLTTVRWPIVEMARTAAKKLLSAPPVAEDEPWLLPSRLIERGSVVPPQGS from the coding sequence ATGGGCGACAGGGCTAAACCGACGATCAACGATGTGGCGCGTGTCGCCAATGTCTCCAAAAAGACGGTCAGCCGTGTCATCAACGATTCCCCGCTGCTGAGCGACAAGACCCGCGAAAAGGTGAAGGCGGTCATCAAGGATCTGGGCTTTGTGCCCAATCTGCAGGCCCGCGCATTGGCGCTCAAGCGCAATTTCATCATCGCGGTCATTCACGACAACCCCAATGCGCAGTTTCTGGTGAATGTGCAGCAGGGCGTGTTGGAAGGGATCGCCGATACGGAATTCGGCCTGATGGTGCAGCCGATCGATCGCAATTCGCCGACACTCGATGCAGACATTCGTGCTTTTATTGAGCGCCAGCGACCGATGGGTGTGGTGATGCTACCGCCGATTTCGGGATACGAATCTGTCGCCGATATCTGCCGCGAAACCGGCACGCGCTACGTGCGCATGGGCTCTATCAAAATGGACGACGCGGCCAATGTGGTCAGTTCCAACGACCGCGAGGCCGTGCGTGACGCGGTCAGCTATCTGATCGACAAGGGGCATCGCCGTATCGCGCTGATCGGAGGGCCTGAAGGCTTTACCTCGCCCAAGGAACGGACGGCGGGTTTCCGCGAAGCCATGGCATCAGCAGGGCTCGAGGTGGATGAGAACCTTGTCCAGCCGGGCAAATACACTTTTGAATCGGGCGTCAGCGCAGCAGAAGCTCTGATGGCGCTCGACAATCCGCCGACCGCAATCTTTGCCTGCAATGACGAAATGGCGATCGGGACGATGATTGCCTATCGCCGCAACGGGAAGCGGATACCGGAAGATATCTCGATCGTCGGCTTCGACGATACGCCGCTCTCCAGCCATGTCTGGCCCTCGCTCACCACGGTGCGCTGGCCGATAGTCGAAATGGCGCGCACCGCTGCGAAGAAGCTTTTGTCAGCTCCGCCTGTGGCCGAGGACGAGCCGTGGCTCTTGCCCTCACGCCTGATCGAGCGCGGCTCCGTCGTCCCGCCACAAGGCAGCTAG
- a CDS encoding RpiB/LacA/LacB family sugar-phosphate isomerase: MKIALIIENSQAAKNSIVHDALTSVAEPLGHEVHHYGMYTPEDAAHLTYNMNGILSGILLNSGAADFVVTGCGTGMGSMLACNAMPGVFCGLVIDPTDAFLFAQINDGNAIAMPYAKGFGWAAELNLQDCYRKLFEGESGVGYPKERAAVMKKNRGILADMKKVTCHDMLTVLKNVDQEMLKTAISGERFAEYFYPNCQDDAIADYLRSL, translated from the coding sequence ATGAAAATCGCCCTTATCATCGAAAACAGCCAGGCAGCGAAGAACTCGATTGTGCACGATGCACTGACCTCGGTCGCTGAACCGCTGGGTCATGAAGTCCATCATTACGGCATGTATACGCCCGAGGATGCGGCGCATCTGACGTACAATATGAACGGAATTCTCAGCGGCATCCTGCTAAATTCCGGCGCGGCGGATTTCGTTGTCACCGGTTGCGGTACGGGCATGGGCTCCATGCTTGCCTGTAACGCGATGCCGGGTGTGTTCTGCGGCCTGGTGATCGATCCGACGGACGCTTTCCTCTTCGCGCAGATCAATGACGGCAATGCGATCGCCATGCCCTATGCCAAAGGCTTCGGCTGGGCGGCGGAACTCAATCTGCAGGATTGCTATCGCAAGCTCTTCGAGGGCGAAAGCGGTGTCGGTTATCCGAAAGAGCGGGCAGCAGTGATGAAGAAAAATCGCGGTATCCTGGCGGATATGAAGAAGGTCACCTGCCACGACATGCTGACCGTCCTGAAGAATGTCGATCAGGAAATGCTCAAAACCGCCATCTCGGGTGAGCGGTTTGCCGAATATTTCTACCCCAATTGCCAGGATGACGCGATCGCCGATTACCTCCGCAGTCTTTGA
- the kduD gene encoding 2-dehydro-3-deoxy-D-gluconate 5-dehydrogenase KduD, protein MAGKAFDLSGKVAIVTGANTGIGQGIAVALAEAGADIAIVTRSDASDTANKITALGRRAHIIIADLSSIEPCQRIVDETLDTFGRLDILVNNAGIIRRDDALDFSEEDWDAVVDTNLKVLFFLCQAAGRHMVEQKSGSIINIASMLTFQGGIRVPSYTASKSGVGGLTKLLANEWASHGVNVNAIAPGYIATNNTAALQADETRNRQIMERIPAGRWGDPEDIGGAAVFLASDAARYVQGHILAVDGGWLAR, encoded by the coding sequence ATGGCAGGCAAAGCATTCGATCTGAGCGGTAAGGTCGCGATCGTGACCGGTGCAAATACCGGCATCGGACAGGGCATCGCCGTGGCACTGGCAGAGGCAGGCGCGGATATCGCGATCGTCACGCGTTCCGATGCGTCAGATACGGCAAACAAGATCACTGCGCTGGGTCGCCGGGCGCACATCATCATCGCCGACCTTTCCAGCATCGAGCCATGCCAGCGTATCGTGGATGAGACGCTGGACACATTTGGCCGGCTGGACATTTTGGTGAACAATGCCGGCATCATCCGGCGCGATGACGCTCTCGATTTCAGCGAAGAGGATTGGGACGCGGTCGTCGACACCAATCTCAAGGTCCTGTTCTTCCTGTGCCAAGCGGCCGGGCGGCATATGGTGGAGCAGAAGAGCGGCTCGATCATTAACATCGCGTCGATGCTGACGTTTCAGGGCGGCATTCGCGTGCCCAGCTACACCGCTTCCAAAAGCGGCGTGGGCGGCCTCACCAAGCTTTTGGCCAATGAATGGGCCTCGCACGGCGTGAACGTCAATGCGATCGCGCCCGGTTATATCGCGACCAACAATACCGCCGCTTTGCAGGCGGATGAGACGCGCAATCGGCAGATCATGGAGCGCATTCCCGCTGGCCGTTGGGGCGATCCAGAGGACATTGGCGGGGCAGCGGTCTTCCTCGCCTCGGATGCGGCGCGCTATGTTCAGGGCCATATACTGGCCGTCGATGGCGGCTGGCTTGCGCGGTAA
- a CDS encoding sugar kinase — translation MQGLIACFGEVLLRFAPRGGASLRDTHGLDLHVGGAEANVAVGLANLGLATRMITILPENDLGMLARKQLAAQGVDCSGIGSGAGRMGSYFATPAIGVRRGDVLYDRADSAFARFAADNFDPEAALEGARHLHLSGISLAVSETASSATRALAKAAKTRGLTLSVDGNYRPSLWEVAGRDPRPAIAELVAQADLFFGNHKDVSLLLNAEFPGDGEDRRRAAAEALLSEFRNLSTIASTARHVDEHGAHHLVGRIDMREAQAQSATRILANVVDRIGTGDAFAAGVLSGWLADPDNLSNAIERGMALAALKHYTPGDFSLATEAELRGAMEGAADVAR, via the coding sequence ATGCAGGGCCTGATCGCATGCTTTGGTGAAGTGCTGCTGCGGTTTGCCCCGCGTGGCGGCGCGAGCCTCCGTGACACGCATGGGCTCGACCTGCATGTCGGCGGTGCGGAAGCGAATGTGGCGGTGGGCCTAGCTAATCTGGGGCTTGCGACACGAATGATCACCATCTTGCCGGAGAATGATCTCGGCATGCTGGCGCGCAAGCAACTTGCGGCGCAGGGCGTCGACTGTTCCGGGATTGGTAGCGGAGCAGGGCGCATGGGAAGCTATTTCGCTACGCCCGCGATCGGTGTGCGGCGTGGTGACGTGTTGTATGACCGTGCGGACAGTGCCTTTGCCCGTTTCGCGGCAGACAATTTTGACCCTGAAGCCGCGCTTGAAGGCGCGCGGCACCTGCACCTTTCCGGCATTTCTCTTGCTGTCAGTGAGACTGCGTCCAGTGCTACGCGCGCACTCGCAAAAGCGGCCAAGACGCGCGGTCTTACGTTGTCTGTCGATGGCAATTATCGGCCCTCGCTGTGGGAGGTCGCAGGCCGTGACCCACGCCCGGCGATCGCCGAGCTGGTGGCGCAGGCCGACCTCTTTTTTGGCAATCACAAGGATGTGTCGCTTTTGCTGAATGCGGAGTTTCCCGGTGACGGCGAAGATCGGCGCCGCGCAGCTGCCGAGGCCTTGCTGAGCGAATTTCGCAATCTCTCCACCATCGCCTCGACCGCGCGGCATGTCGATGAGCATGGCGCACACCATCTGGTCGGACGGATCGATATGCGAGAGGCGCAGGCCCAAAGCGCAACGCGCATTCTCGCGAATGTCGTAGATCGCATCGGCACGGGTGACGCATTCGCAGCGGGGGTGTTGTCCGGCTGGCTGGCCGACCCGGACAACCTTTCGAATGCCATCGAGCGGGGCATGGCTTTGGCCGCGCTCAAACACTACACGCCGGGTGATTTCTCGCTTGCGACTGAAGCAGAACTGCGCGGCGCAATGGAGGGAGCAGCCGATGTTGCCCGCTAG
- a CDS encoding alginate lyase family protein: MQGYAEDFGGARTFLWRPVWVQSITAGDHRDDIIDAGEAALERGPYSVTDKPRVLPGATANDYASIGPYWWPDPSQNDGLPYTRRDGEVNPERDGPEFDKARLRALSEDVRELSLAYHATQDARFAEHAAMLLRAWFITPETRMNPNFDYAQGIPGRVDGRGEGIIEASHLSTILEAEGLIAPSGALSGDERAAMRNWYRDFVIWMATSENGEHEMTKRNNHGVFFDFYLAHFALYAGAAEPASNVVEAFPEYRLGVQMDRQGRFIEELSRTRSWHYSHYVVDGAARLATIAECLSLDLWNAELEDGRSLQTAYTFLQRYAATPGSWPFPDTDLERGRVDRMIDRSQRISALYARDSALADPEYLP, translated from the coding sequence GTGCAGGGGTATGCAGAGGACTTCGGCGGGGCACGGACGTTCCTTTGGCGACCCGTCTGGGTGCAATCTATCACTGCTGGAGATCATCGCGACGACATCATCGACGCGGGTGAGGCAGCGCTTGAACGCGGACCCTATTCCGTCACCGACAAGCCGCGCGTGCTGCCGGGCGCAACCGCAAATGACTACGCCTCCATCGGCCCCTACTGGTGGCCAGACCCATCGCAAAACGATGGCCTGCCGTACACGCGCCGCGATGGCGAAGTGAATCCGGAGCGTGACGGGCCGGAGTTTGACAAGGCTCGCCTGCGCGCACTGTCGGAGGATGTGCGTGAACTTTCACTGGCCTATCACGCAACGCAGGATGCGCGTTTCGCCGAACATGCAGCGATGCTCCTGCGCGCGTGGTTCATCACGCCCGAAACGCGGATGAATCCCAATTTCGATTATGCGCAGGGCATTCCGGGCCGGGTGGACGGCAGGGGCGAGGGCATTATCGAAGCATCTCACCTTTCGACCATTCTGGAGGCGGAAGGCCTGATCGCGCCATCAGGAGCCCTGAGCGGTGACGAACGCGCAGCAATGCGCAATTGGTATCGCGATTTCGTGATCTGGATGGCCACCAGCGAAAATGGCGAACATGAAATGACGAAGCGCAACAATCACGGCGTGTTCTTCGATTTCTACCTCGCGCATTTCGCGCTTTATGCTGGCGCTGCTGAGCCTGCGAGCAATGTGGTAGAGGCCTTTCCGGAATACCGCTTAGGCGTGCAGATGGACCGGCAAGGTCGCTTCATCGAGGAATTGTCCCGCACCCGCAGCTGGCACTATTCGCATTACGTGGTGGATGGCGCTGCACGGCTCGCCACGATTGCAGAATGCCTGTCGCTCGATCTGTGGAATGCGGAGCTTGAAGACGGGCGGAGCCTGCAAACTGCCTATACCTTCCTGCAGCGCTATGCCGCCACGCCGGGCAGCTGGCCGTTCCCGGATACCGATCTGGAGCGGGGACGGGTGGACCGAATGATCGATCGATCGCAGCGCATCTCGGCGCTCTACGCTCGCGATAGTGCACTGGCCGATCCGGAATATCTGCCCTGA
- a CDS encoding saccharopine dehydrogenase family protein has product MADKTYDIIIYGATSFVGQIVTRYMHEQFAGSDMRWAIAGRSPDKLQQVRDEIGLQGVAMITADAKDKPALETMCAQGNTIISTVGPYALYGDLLVEVCAESGTHYCDLTGEPHWIRKMQDRYEATAKQSGARIVHCCGFDSIPSDMGVLFLQNHALKTHGEACERINMRVAKAKGGASGGTIASMTNMVKEASSNPELRRQLKNPYSLCPPDHDFTVRQPNVGMEYDERFGSWIAPFIMAAINTRVVHRSNALSGNAYGTQFRYEEAMATGKGSKGKRRARLTKWGLGALTAGLAIPPVRWVMESFILPKPGEGPSEKVQREGHFNLVFLGTTPSGEKLRCRVTGDRDPGYGSTAKMLSQAAACLAKDVPDDAAGGFWTPATLLGDKLITRLQDHAGLTFEIEPE; this is encoded by the coding sequence ATGGCCGACAAAACTTACGACATCATCATTTATGGAGCGACCAGCTTCGTCGGCCAGATCGTCACTCGCTATATGCATGAGCAGTTCGCGGGCAGCGATATGCGTTGGGCCATCGCCGGCCGGTCGCCGGACAAATTGCAACAGGTCAGGGATGAAATCGGCTTGCAGGGCGTCGCCATGATCACCGCCGACGCGAAGGACAAGCCCGCGCTGGAGACCATGTGCGCGCAGGGCAATACGATCATCTCAACGGTGGGGCCTTACGCGCTCTACGGAGATTTGTTGGTGGAGGTCTGCGCCGAAAGCGGCACGCACTATTGCGACCTGACCGGCGAACCGCACTGGATTCGCAAAATGCAGGATCGCTATGAGGCGACCGCCAAGCAAAGCGGTGCGCGCATCGTGCATTGCTGCGGCTTTGACTCGATCCCGTCGGACATGGGCGTCCTGTTCCTACAGAACCATGCGCTCAAAACCCATGGCGAGGCATGCGAGAGGATCAACATGCGCGTGGCCAAGGCGAAGGGCGGCGCGTCGGGTGGGACCATCGCCAGTATGACCAACATGGTCAAGGAAGCTTCCAGCAATCCCGAACTGCGGCGACAATTGAAAAATCCCTACAGCCTTTGTCCGCCAGATCATGACTTTACAGTCCGCCAGCCGAACGTCGGCATGGAATATGACGAGCGCTTCGGCAGCTGGATTGCGCCTTTCATCATGGCGGCCATCAATACGCGCGTGGTTCATCGTTCCAACGCGCTCAGCGGCAATGCCTATGGCACGCAGTTTCGCTATGAAGAAGCGATGGCGACCGGGAAGGGCAGCAAAGGAAAGCGGCGCGCGCGGCTGACCAAATGGGGGCTGGGAGCGCTGACTGCTGGCCTTGCCATACCGCCCGTCCGCTGGGTGATGGAATCCTTCATCCTTCCCAAACCGGGGGAGGGGCCGAGCGAGAAAGTACAGCGCGAAGGGCACTTCAATCTGGTCTTCCTCGGGACCACGCCATCTGGCGAAAAGCTGCGTTGTCGCGTCACCGGCGATCGCGATCCGGGCTACGGTTCGACAGCTAAAATGCTGTCGCAGGCCGCTGCGTGTCTCGCCAAAGATGTGCCTGATGATGCGGCTGGCGGCTTCTGGACCCCGGCAACGCTGCTCGGCGACAAGCTCATCACGCGACTTCAGGACCATGCCGGGCTGACTTTCGAGATCGAACCGGAATAA